One Aureibacillus halotolerans DNA segment encodes these proteins:
- the crcB gene encoding fluoride efflux transporter CrcB, translated as MTFLYVAIGGALGALARYLVVLMIPMKPSKFPLATLIVNLTGSFFIGIFSTLALSNYTSLLIITGGLGGFTTYSTFSIESWTLWHEKRYVAFIVYLTTSFVGGISACALGWYVTLLLSGFS; from the coding sequence ATGACCTTTCTTTATGTTGCTATTGGCGGTGCACTCGGTGCCTTGGCACGTTATTTAGTCGTTTTGATGATCCCAATGAAGCCATCTAAATTTCCACTAGCTACTTTAATTGTCAATCTTACAGGGTCTTTCTTTATCGGCATTTTCAGTACTTTAGCCCTCTCAAATTATACCTCTTTGCTCATCATTACAGGGGGGTTAGGAGGCTTCACCACGTATTCGACCTTTTCAATTGAAAGTTGGACGTTATGGCATGAAAAGCGCTACGTTGCGTTTATTGTTTATCTCACCACTTCTTTCGTCGGTGGAATTAGTGCTTGTGCCCTCGGTTGGTATGTAACGTTACTATTATCTGGTTTTTCTTGA
- a CDS encoding GNAT family N-acetyltransferase — MFLGRSTRLDRFTAHDTELYHIWRNDAEVMSLTQTLLDSYSYEETERHVNGMLHQQDAKRYLIRDRETDQPIGLISLLQLDYVNANAECTIDIAEKSYWGKGYGRDAMDTLMRYAFDELRLHRLSLKVFSYNDRAIRLYEKLGFQVEGRHRDAIFRNGQYHDIFFMACLSSEFRRQ; from the coding sequence ATGTTCCTAGGTCGTTCTACGAGACTAGATCGTTTTACAGCTCATGATACGGAGCTTTATCACATTTGGCGCAATGATGCGGAAGTGATGTCCTTAACACAGACACTTTTGGACAGCTATAGCTATGAGGAAACTGAACGACATGTCAATGGAATGTTACATCAGCAAGATGCGAAGAGGTATCTTATTCGCGACCGAGAAACGGACCAGCCCATTGGCTTAATTTCACTTCTTCAACTCGATTATGTAAACGCCAACGCAGAATGTACGATTGACATTGCTGAAAAATCGTATTGGGGCAAGGGATATGGTCGCGATGCAATGGATACGTTAATGCGTTACGCGTTTGATGAGCTCCGCCTACATCGTCTTTCATTGAAAGTGTTTTCCTATAATGATCGAGCCATTCGCCTCTATGAAAAGCTAGGATTTCAAGTCGAAGGTAGGCATCGAGACGCCATTTTTCGCAACGGTCAATACCACGACATCTTTTTTATGGCATGCTTATCCTCTGAATTTAGACGTCAATGA
- a CDS encoding fluoride efflux transporter FluC, which produces MKVGLFVMLGGGVGALSRYGLMLLFTDLSLIATLTANISGSFLLPVLMLRIPNTWPQELKIALTTGMIGGYTTFSTFSFEVLTFFQHEEWIQGISYGSATFLICFVASAAGFAYGSKGRPQQRKHI; this is translated from the coding sequence ATGAAAGTCGGTCTTTTTGTTATGCTTGGTGGCGGCGTTGGTGCTTTATCACGTTACGGATTAATGCTTCTTTTTACAGACCTTTCCCTTATTGCGACGTTGACAGCTAACATTAGTGGCTCTTTCCTGCTCCCAGTCTTGATGCTTCGTATTCCTAATACTTGGCCGCAAGAATTAAAAATAGCACTTACTACTGGAATGATTGGCGGCTATACTACCTTTTCAACGTTTTCTTTTGAGGTTCTAACCTTTTTCCAACATGAGGAGTGGATTCAAGGCATAAGCTATGGCTCCGCAACGTTCCTTATCTGTTTTGTTGCATCCGCTGCTGGCTTTGCTTATGGATCTAAAGGCAGACCACAACAGAGGAAGCACATATGA
- a CDS encoding nitroreductase family protein produces MYNVDNYSHLKYNKYGVIKLPFEAKNTTAGPVAEAIRSRRSIKTNYSKEPVPGELVRDILEDAVYAPNHGLREPWRFLFISSERKDAFVEELVTLFPRDRQDNRRDYFSQPSAFLVVVMKEDPRQKENEENYSACAALIQNFQLLAWERKLGVCWKTQPHVWDPKALRILGVQPGEKIVGFLHLGFFDDENVPAPKERSPLEEKLSFF; encoded by the coding sequence ATGTACAATGTTGATAACTATTCTCATTTAAAATACAACAAATATGGAGTGATAAAATTGCCATTTGAAGCCAAAAATACGACAGCTGGTCCAGTTGCAGAGGCTATTCGCAGTCGTCGATCTATTAAAACCAATTATTCGAAAGAACCAGTTCCTGGAGAACTCGTTCGTGACATTTTAGAGGACGCTGTTTACGCACCAAATCACGGTCTCCGCGAGCCTTGGCGCTTTTTATTTATCTCCTCTGAAAGAAAAGATGCGTTTGTCGAAGAACTCGTCACTCTTTTTCCACGAGACAGACAAGACAACCGTCGAGATTACTTTAGTCAGCCCTCTGCGTTTTTAGTGGTCGTTATGAAAGAGGACCCGCGACAGAAGGAAAACGAAGAGAATTACAGTGCGTGCGCTGCGCTTATCCAAAACTTTCAACTGCTTGCGTGGGAACGGAAGCTCGGTGTTTGCTGGAAAACACAACCCCATGTATGGGATCCAAAAGCACTTCGTATTCTAGGCGTTCAACCAGGTGAAAAAATTGTCGGCTTCCTTCACTTGGGCTTTTTTGATGACGAAAATGTTCCAGCGCCAAAAGAGCGAAGCCCGCTTGAGGAAAAACTTAGCTTCTTTTAA
- a CDS encoding aldo/keto reductase, whose product MNYRTLGNTGIDVSEVSFGTWAIGGSWGQTNDQEALNGLARAMDAGVNFFDTADVYGLGHAEELLAKATKGKDNIYIATKFCRKGDETHANTYKEDAVRNFVEDSLRKLDRECIDLYQIHCPPLHILKDGNIFSVLEKLKQEGKIRGYGVSVETIEEGHEALRYEGISALQVIFNIFRQLPLETLFPQAHKQGVGILARVPLASGLLTGKFSTDSTFAENDHRQFNKNGERFSVGETFAGLTLQTGVQLADQLKWIAEGRGSMTQAALRWILDHEEVTCAIPGFKRPEQVEDTLKAIDVPSYSEKELQDLAEFYKQHVHHHIRGAYA is encoded by the coding sequence TTGAACTATCGTACACTTGGAAATACTGGTATTGACGTCAGTGAAGTAAGCTTCGGAACTTGGGCAATTGGAGGATCATGGGGGCAAACAAATGATCAAGAAGCACTCAATGGTTTGGCACGTGCGATGGACGCTGGCGTGAATTTTTTTGATACGGCGGATGTCTATGGCCTTGGTCATGCGGAAGAGCTATTAGCAAAAGCGACGAAGGGGAAGGACAATATCTATATTGCCACAAAGTTTTGTCGTAAAGGCGATGAAACGCATGCAAATACATACAAAGAAGATGCGGTAAGAAACTTTGTAGAGGATTCGCTACGAAAGTTAGATCGGGAATGCATTGATCTTTATCAAATCCATTGCCCACCGCTGCACATTCTCAAAGACGGTAACATTTTTAGCGTCCTTGAAAAATTGAAGCAAGAAGGAAAAATACGAGGGTATGGGGTAAGCGTCGAAACGATTGAGGAAGGGCATGAGGCATTGCGTTATGAAGGAATTAGCGCATTACAGGTCATTTTTAACATCTTTCGCCAGCTGCCGCTGGAGACTCTCTTCCCTCAAGCTCATAAACAAGGTGTTGGAATATTAGCCCGAGTCCCGTTAGCTAGTGGATTGCTAACAGGGAAATTTTCCACAGATAGTACATTTGCGGAAAATGATCATAGGCAATTCAATAAAAATGGCGAGCGCTTCTCTGTAGGTGAGACATTTGCTGGTTTGACGTTACAAACAGGCGTTCAGTTAGCGGATCAACTGAAATGGATTGCAGAAGGAAGGGGCTCCATGACCCAAGCGGCTTTACGCTGGATTCTAGATCATGAGGAGGTAACATGTGCAATTCCAGGATTTAAGCGCCCAGAGCAAGTGGAAGATACGTTAAAAGCCATCGATGTACCGTCTTATTCAGAAAAAGAGCTGCAGGATTTAGCTGAGTTTTATAAGCAACATGTTCATCACCACATTCGGGGAGCGTATGCGTAA
- a CDS encoding erythromycin esterase family protein: MFKNALIYLFIIGIVFGTITPAMAYIEPIEAERESRWSKGIESIAERIDLSEHQEDTDLAFLKPLLKDKRIVLLGESSHGAKEFNEVKIKLIRYLHKEMGFSVVAFESPLGQAVSILSPELGSPMNIMKHGISKAWHTEETEALFSYMEKTSETHHPLHFTGFDTQVDPYFGAFIRDMVRETDPTIAAEIQRTEDACWALYHHETDLHQAKKIAQELLPKYIEMEKFLTTFYLENPTKLTSDKMKRIDKVIDLRIRFLTSELEAQIRANQQTNSSYIHPSSSKKENASYLRDKGMANTISWMANELYPNEKIIIWGHNYHIRKNNSLMIQAFEPVPHNGDYLPTMGELLPANLKRQSYHIGLFGYKGETMRNDGAIAPINADHSSYSIESVLHTAPFSPVFVDLTSTLSPANSWMVMPLNGSYWGMTEETFIPRQQYDGLILVNEISPSFYAQPETSHTKD; the protein is encoded by the coding sequence ATGTTTAAAAACGCACTCATTTATTTATTCATTATAGGCATCGTTTTTGGAACGATCACACCAGCTATGGCTTATATAGAACCAATTGAAGCAGAACGAGAATCACGCTGGTCGAAGGGCATAGAATCAATTGCTGAACGAATTGATCTATCAGAGCACCAAGAAGACACTGATTTAGCGTTTCTTAAGCCGCTTTTAAAAGATAAACGTATCGTCTTGCTCGGTGAATCTTCCCATGGGGCAAAAGAATTTAACGAAGTGAAAATAAAGCTTATTCGCTACTTACATAAAGAGATGGGATTTTCTGTGGTCGCATTTGAATCGCCATTAGGTCAAGCTGTTTCGATACTAAGTCCTGAACTTGGATCGCCAATGAACATCATGAAGCATGGCATTTCTAAGGCATGGCACACAGAAGAAACAGAAGCCCTGTTTTCATATATGGAAAAGACATCTGAAACCCACCATCCTCTGCATTTTACGGGATTTGATACACAGGTTGATCCATATTTCGGTGCATTCATCCGTGATATGGTTCGTGAGACCGATCCAACAATCGCTGCTGAAATCCAACGAACTGAAGATGCTTGTTGGGCATTATACCATCACGAAACAGACCTTCATCAAGCTAAGAAAATCGCTCAAGAGCTGCTTCCGAAATACATCGAAATGGAGAAATTTTTGACGACGTTTTATCTAGAAAATCCAACAAAACTTACTTCAGATAAAATGAAACGTATTGATAAAGTGATCGACCTTCGCATTCGTTTTCTAACATCAGAGCTTGAGGCGCAAATTAGGGCGAATCAACAAACCAACTCCTCCTATATTCATCCATCTTCCTCGAAAAAGGAAAATGCAAGCTATCTCCGTGACAAAGGGATGGCGAACACGATTAGCTGGATGGCTAATGAGTTGTATCCAAATGAAAAGATCATTATTTGGGGGCATAATTATCATATTCGAAAGAACAATTCATTGATGATTCAAGCGTTTGAGCCAGTTCCTCACAACGGCGATTATTTGCCTACAATGGGTGAATTGCTGCCAGCGAATTTAAAGCGTCAAAGCTATCATATCGGCTTATTTGGCTATAAAGGAGAGACGATGAGAAATGATGGGGCAATTGCACCGATCAATGCTGACCATTCCTCCTATAGCATTGAATCCGTGTTGCACACAGCGCCGTTTTCTCCCGTTTTTGTGGATTTGACGAGTACACTATCACCAGCCAACAGTTGGATGGTCATGCCACTGAATGGTTCCTATTGGGGGATGACAGAAGAAACGTTTATTCCGAGACAACAATACGACGGGCTCATCCTAGTGAACGAAATATCCCCTTCCTTCTACGCACAACCCGAGACTTCTCATACAAAAGACTGA
- a CDS encoding L-ribulose-5-phosphate 4-epimerase — protein MLEQVKQDVLRANQRLPEEGLVTLTWGNVSGIDRASGLVVIKPSGVGYKELTIDDLPVLDLDGRQLEGTLNPSSDTATHLALYRAFPGIGGVVHTHSSWATCWAQAGRAIPPLGTTHADYFYGEIPCTRSMTDDEIANDYELETGNVIIETFTGRDPLEVPGVLVKEHAPFVWGTSVKNAFDNAIVLEEVAKLAMHSEQLRPGIQPMNQALLDKHYLRKHGKNAYYGQRT, from the coding sequence ATGCTTGAGCAAGTAAAGCAGGACGTACTCAGAGCAAATCAGCGCCTTCCAGAAGAGGGGCTGGTGACGCTCACATGGGGGAATGTTAGCGGGATCGATCGAGCGTCTGGTCTTGTCGTTATCAAACCAAGCGGTGTCGGATATAAAGAGCTAACGATCGATGATCTTCCTGTGCTTGATTTGGATGGGCGTCAACTTGAAGGGACGCTGAATCCTTCGTCAGACACGGCGACGCATCTTGCTTTGTACCGTGCATTTCCAGGCATTGGTGGTGTTGTCCATACACATTCTTCATGGGCGACATGCTGGGCGCAAGCAGGACGAGCAATCCCACCACTTGGAACGACCCACGCCGATTACTTCTATGGCGAAATTCCTTGCACGAGATCAATGACCGATGATGAAATTGCTAACGATTATGAACTTGAAACAGGCAATGTTATTATTGAGACCTTTACTGGAAGAGATCCTTTAGAAGTGCCAGGCGTTCTTGTGAAGGAGCATGCCCCTTTCGTTTGGGGAACCAGTGTTAAAAATGCTTTTGATAATGCCATCGTTCTTGAAGAGGTTGCGAAGCTTGCCATGCATTCTGAACAACTTCGTCCGGGGATACAACCTATGAATCAAGCATTATTAGATAAACACTACCTGCGCAAACATGGCAAAAATGCGTATTATGGCCAGCGCACGTAA